A genomic region of Tigriopus californicus strain San Diego chromosome 1, Tcal_SD_v2.1, whole genome shotgun sequence contains the following coding sequences:
- the LOC131883151 gene encoding uncharacterized protein LOC131883151 isoform X2, protein MAVCGLLKFYLAQILNEDVISIVFGVLLWDPNARQGVNDYEGTPYLWMEIAGQPIDNTYVEIPNSETNLEYFYKSKQIISYAKEDPFKTKLRLYLGQEDGLPETVKHNFKIFREYGNDVHIEKFVIFAFECSDLNPCVRMYDILMREYFKNHYQVEINSLEHKWERQCWNCFKVWEDPSLLKTCVKCKRAKYCGQSCQQSEWKMHKLLHKELELAREILTKDEDDN, encoded by the coding sequence ATGGCTGTGTGTGGTTTGTTGAAGTTCTATCTCGCGCAAATCCTCAATGAAGATGTGATCAGTATTGTGTTTGGGGTGTTGCTTTGGGACCCCAATGCACGTCAGGGCGTAAATGACTACGAGGGAACACCCTATCTTTGGATGGAGATTGCTGGCCAACCCATTGATAATACGTATGTGGAAATCCCAAATAGTGAAACCAatcttgaatatttttataaatctaaacaaatcatttcttaTGCCAAGGAGGAtccattcaaaaccaaattgagactctatcttggccaagaagatGGTCTGCCTGAAACGGTCAAGCATAACTTCAAGATATTCCGGGAGTACGGCAATGACGTTCACATTGAAAAGTTCGTGATATTTGCATTCGAGTGCTCCGATTTAAATCCTTGCGTTAGGATGTACGATATCCTGATGAGAGAGTATTTTAAAAACCATTACCAAGTGGAAATCAACTCCTTGGAACACAAGTGGGAGCGGCAATGCTGGAATTGTTTCAAAGTGTGGGAAGACCCGAGTCTTCTTAAAACTTGTGTGAAGTGCAAGCGCGCCAAATATTGTGGTCAATCATGTCAACAGAGTGAATGGAAGATGCACAAATTGCTCCACAAGGAGCTGGAGCTCGCCCGAGAGATTCTAACCAAAGATGAGGATGACAACTAA
- the LOC131883141 gene encoding chymotrypsinogen B-like isoform X2, whose protein sequence is MAGSLKFFKAVDMPTKATATTTTFLIVFVVMIGTCQSVALGHRSGKFLLHWSKIKHFSSAIRQRNLKDLRIDNCGLSPSFPNYRQPRVNVPTKGLEQAHKLDHISKAHFGDAQILSRIKGIIQGSKSGPADDHSIHGLLGRIIQGERSVKGSWPWQVSIQLELGKLGHIGHWCGGVLVHPSWVLTAAHCVSNPGIEKLGGGRWTAVLSDHNRKTLGNDEELAFPITNITVHPKFKEYHHDIAMLRLPDDPRIARLSPACFPVTPPTHNETFLGIRCLATGWGQTEFGGDIQDDLHEVELTVVANQHCQEVYGMKYNVPIRDYHLCAGPVLSGGKGTCVGDSGGPLHCNMKDGRWYLAGLISFGSGCAKPGYPDVFVRMTYYTDWIHRVMKSHGTLDEVP, encoded by the exons ATGGCTGGATCCTTGAAGTTCTTCAAAGCCGTTGACATGCCAACCAAGGCCACTGCGACCACGACCACGTTCCTCATTGTATTTGTGGTGATGATTGGCACGTGCCAAAGTGTGGCTCTTGGGCACAGGTCAGGGAAGTTTCTGCtccattggtccaaaattAAACATTTCAGCAGTGCCATTAGACAACGCAATCTTAAAG ATCTCAGAATCGACAATTGCGGGCTAAGCCCTTCATTCCCCAATTATCGCCAACCACGGGTCAATGTGCCCACAAAAGGGCTGGAACAGGCACACAAACTCGACCATATCTCAAAGGCTCATTTCGGAGACGCTCAAATTCTCAGCCGAATCAAAGGTATCATCCAGGGATCAAAATCAGGACCCGCCGACGATCACTCGATCCATGGATTATTGGGTAGAATTATTCAGGGTGAAAGATCAGTCAAAGGATCGTGGCCATGGCAG GTGTCGATTCAACTTGAGTTGGGCAAATTAGGCCATATTGGACATTGGTGTGGTGGTGTCCTCGTTCATCCATCTTGGGTTTTAACGGCAGCCCATTGTGTCTCCAA cCCTGGCATTGAAAAACTTGGCGGTGGAAGATGGACCGCGGTTCTGTCTGACCACAACAGAAAGACTCTGGGCAATGATGAAGAGCTTGCCTTTCCCATTACAAACATTACTGTTCATCCGAAATTCAAGGAATATCATCATGATATTG CTATGCTTCGATTACCGGATGATCCCCGGATTGCTCGGCTATCTCCTGCATGCTTTCCGGTCACTCCACCGACGCATAATGAAACTTTCCTTGGAATCCGTTGTCTGGCCACAGGTTGGGGTCAAACCGAGTTTGGTGGCGACATTCAAGACGATCTCCATGAGGTGGAGTTGACCGTAGTCGCAAATCAGCATTGCCAAGAGGTCTATGGCATGAAGTACAACGTACCTATCCGCGATTATCATTTATGCGCGGGGCCCGTATTATCAGGCGGCAAGGGAACCTGTGTG GGAGATAGTGGCGGGCCATTACATTGCAATATGAAGGACGGCCGATGGTACCTGGCCGGACTCATCTCGTTCGGATCGGGTTGTGCGAAACCTGGCTACCCGGACGTTTTTGTCAGAATGACTTATTACACGGATTGGATCCATCGCGTGATGAAAAGTCATGGCACACTGGACGAAGTACCCTAG
- the LOC131883141 gene encoding chymotrypsinogen B-like isoform X1 → MAGSLKFFKAVDMPTKATATTTTFLIVFVVMIGTCQSVALGHRSGKFLLHWSKIKHFSSAIRQRNLKDLRIDNCGLSPSFPNYRQPRVNVPTKGLEQAHKLDHISKAHFGDAQILSRIKGIIQGSKSGPADDHSIHGLLGRIIQGERSVKGSWPWQVSIQLELGKLGHIGHWCGGVLVHPSWVLTAAHCVSNPGIEKLGGGRWTAVLSDHNRKTLGNDEELAFPITNITVHPKFKEYHHDIAMLRLPDDPRIARLSPACFPVTPPTHNETFLGIRCLATGWGQTEFGGDIQDDLHEVELTVVANQHCQEVYGMKYNVPIRDYHLCAGPVLSGGKGTCVVGCLISFFSLINTGKLQELFPSLQGDSGGPLHCNMKDGRWYLAGLISFGSGCAKPGYPDVFVRMTYYTDWIHRVMKSHGTLDEVP, encoded by the exons ATGGCTGGATCCTTGAAGTTCTTCAAAGCCGTTGACATGCCAACCAAGGCCACTGCGACCACGACCACGTTCCTCATTGTATTTGTGGTGATGATTGGCACGTGCCAAAGTGTGGCTCTTGGGCACAGGTCAGGGAAGTTTCTGCtccattggtccaaaattAAACATTTCAGCAGTGCCATTAGACAACGCAATCTTAAAG ATCTCAGAATCGACAATTGCGGGCTAAGCCCTTCATTCCCCAATTATCGCCAACCACGGGTCAATGTGCCCACAAAAGGGCTGGAACAGGCACACAAACTCGACCATATCTCAAAGGCTCATTTCGGAGACGCTCAAATTCTCAGCCGAATCAAAGGTATCATCCAGGGATCAAAATCAGGACCCGCCGACGATCACTCGATCCATGGATTATTGGGTAGAATTATTCAGGGTGAAAGATCAGTCAAAGGATCGTGGCCATGGCAG GTGTCGATTCAACTTGAGTTGGGCAAATTAGGCCATATTGGACATTGGTGTGGTGGTGTCCTCGTTCATCCATCTTGGGTTTTAACGGCAGCCCATTGTGTCTCCAA cCCTGGCATTGAAAAACTTGGCGGTGGAAGATGGACCGCGGTTCTGTCTGACCACAACAGAAAGACTCTGGGCAATGATGAAGAGCTTGCCTTTCCCATTACAAACATTACTGTTCATCCGAAATTCAAGGAATATCATCATGATATTG CTATGCTTCGATTACCGGATGATCCCCGGATTGCTCGGCTATCTCCTGCATGCTTTCCGGTCACTCCACCGACGCATAATGAAACTTTCCTTGGAATCCGTTGTCTGGCCACAGGTTGGGGTCAAACCGAGTTTGGTGGCGACATTCAAGACGATCTCCATGAGGTGGAGTTGACCGTAGTCGCAAATCAGCATTGCCAAGAGGTCTATGGCATGAAGTACAACGTACCTATCCGCGATTATCATTTATGCGCGGGGCCCGTATTATCAGGCGGCAAGGGAACCTGTGTGGTAGGATGcctcatttcattcttttccctAATCAATACTGGCAAACTCCAAGAGCTTTTCCCATCTTTACAGGGAGATAGTGGCGGGCCATTACATTGCAATATGAAGGACGGCCGATGGTACCTGGCCGGACTCATCTCGTTCGGATCGGGTTGTGCGAAACCTGGCTACCCGGACGTTTTTGTCAGAATGACTTATTACACGGATTGGATCCATCGCGTGATGAAAAGTCATGGCACACTGGACGAAGTACCCTAG
- the LOC131892493 gene encoding uncharacterized protein LOC131892493 isoform X2 codes for MIGAMPAVSVRHERRKKKTETPIIKIGSRPNHLLLKPHNKGEASVSSPLHSGHLTSLNNSRAGTPIPGDDDEMIHTTTYFRYGDECFYAKLSLLHFVIFFLLGGLTVLIVGAVQFKKEAGLSYLRYHFLVVGAMLLIIGVFLLVIKCVWFRIPYPIVEFVTSSPNSPSHKGDASLEHVLGSNPMPSASPSGGSENLHLVNRRKFSNDNVHGSPLERVKRRQSSDLREIRRVANPNLKGVNLTSLNGGLDSAALKKMASQGGTTTFGGQMKSSASSGNINNLDSRQSPV; via the exons ATGATCGGAGCTATGCCAGCCGTTTCCGTTCGACACGAGCGTCGCAAAAAGAAGACAGAAACACCCATTATCAAAATTGGAAGCCGCCCTAATCACCTGCTCCTGAAACCACACAACAAAGGCGAGGCCAGCGTTTCGTCACCCCTTCATTCTGGTCACTTGACGAGTTTGAACAACAGTCGGGCAGGCACACCTATTCCCGGGGACGATGATGAGATGATTCACACCACCACGTACTTTCGTTATGGAGATGAATGTTTTTATGCCAAGCTCTCTCTTCTCCACTTCGtcatcttctttctcttgggCGGATTGACTGTCCTGATAGTGGGGGCAGTGCAATTCAAAAAGGAGGCTGGCCTGAGCTATTTGAG GTATCATTTCTTGGTGGTGGGGGCCATGCTCCTGATCATTGGGGTGTTCCTCCTTGTGATAAAGTGCGTATGGTTCCGCATTCCGTACCCCATCGTCGAGTTCGTCACCAGTTCCCCCAATTCACCCAGTCACAAGGGTGACGCTAGTCTTGAACACGTGCTCGGCTCAAATCCCATGCCTTCAGCGTCCCCTAGCGGGGGCAGTGAGAACCTTCATTTGGTGAACCGCCGCAAGTTCAGCAATGATAACGTCCACGGTAGTCCGCTGGAGCGGGTCAAACGTCGACAGAGTAGTGATCTCCGAGAGATCCGTCGGGTGGCCAATCCAAATCTGAAGGGTGTCAATTTGACCTCGCTGAACGGTGGACTTGACTCTGCAGCGTTGAAGAAAATGGCCTCCCAGGGAGGGACGACCACCTTTGGTGGTCAAATGAAAAGCTCGGCGTCAAGTGGAAATATAAACAATTTGGACTCTCGACAAAGTCCAGTGTGA